Proteins found in one Zea mays cultivar B73 chromosome 1, Zm-B73-REFERENCE-NAM-5.0, whole genome shotgun sequence genomic segment:
- the LOC103644008 gene encoding uncharacterized protein, producing MRATGHSHPLPPDNILFPSVTIRSSSPIVAFRRGAAKATLVRDGSCPVLLRRELRAPYLLCRLPSLSCSCSLSASGLQLVSELYSTKWWRSARRSNDDAHGWLEQASQATMADGGPREDEAERVLQVVADAMILYIWRRMDRGMGSGLSSSGHDLCLMEANQEIIGFLPLTMLSSCYNYHCIYNVVFLL from the exons ATGCGAGCCACAGGCCACAGCCACCCCCTCCCGCCCGATAATATCCTGTTTCCCTCCGTGACGATCCGATCGTCGTCCCCGATTGTTGCCTTCCGGCGCGGCGCGGCGAAAGCAACCCTCGTCCGTGATGGATCCTGTCCTGTTCTCCTCCGGCGAGAATTACGG GCCCCCTATCTGCTGTGCCGACTGCCAAGCttatcctgctcctgctccctctccGCCTCCGGCCTCCAACTTGTCAGCGAGTTATATTCTACCAAGTGGTGGAGGAGTGCCCGCAGAAGCAACGACGACGCACACGGCTGGCTTGAGCAAGCCAGCCAAGCAACAATGGCGGACGGAGGACCGAGGGAGGACGAAGCGGAGAGGGTGCTGCAGGTGGTGGCAGACGCGATGATTCTATATATCTGGAGACGAATGGATCGAGGAATGGGGAGTGGGCTCAGCTCGAGCGGCCACGATTTATGTTTAATGGAGGCAAATCAGGAGATAATTGGATTTTTGCCACTCACAATGTTGTCTTCTTGTTATAATTACCACTGCATCTACAATGTTGTCTTCTTGTTATAA